One segment of Radiobacillus kanasensis DNA contains the following:
- a CDS encoding 4'-phosphopantetheinyl transferase family protein, with protein sequence MLDVLINKSSSKLLNKKVHAFIKGYTTEDLNCLHKDELDLWESNKRFLRNGCNWVAGRITAKYSIIRCLGLDNEDIKLLNIKNRRNGSPYLFNYDNNIRFSIAHCRGIGFSCSSSKFNSIGCDIEKIKIRHHKFPNFFLCEREKELWLRETSYEDIHTLLTIAWSSKEACYKCLSSYGYNVESVFDIRIHTILFEEKQFKFSFMNNEGIGYWDKYSDFVLSVAVKL encoded by the coding sequence ATGCTTGATGTTCTAATAAATAAAAGTAGCTCTAAGCTCCTAAATAAAAAAGTACACGCATTTATTAAGGGATATACTACTGAAGACTTAAATTGTTTGCATAAAGACGAGCTAGACTTATGGGAAAGTAATAAGAGGTTCTTAAGAAACGGTTGTAATTGGGTGGCTGGTAGAATTACTGCAAAATATTCAATTATAAGGTGCCTAGGTTTAGACAATGAAGATATAAAATTATTAAATATTAAAAATAGGAGAAATGGTTCACCTTATCTATTTAATTATGATAATAATATAAGATTTTCTATCGCACATTGTAGAGGTATAGGGTTTTCTTGTTCTAGCTCGAAATTTAATTCTATAGGCTGCGACATAGAAAAAATTAAAATTAGGCACCATAAATTCCCCAACTTTTTTTTGTGTGAACGTGAAAAGGAATTGTGGCTAAGGGAAACTTCATATGAAGATATACATACATTGTTAACTATTGCTTGGAGTTCTAAAGAAGCTTGTTATAAGTGTTTATCTTCTTATGGTTACAATGTAGAATCAGTATTTGATATAAGGATACACACTATTTTATTTGAAGAAAAACAGTTTAAGTTTTCCTTTATGAATAACGAAGGGATAGGCTATTGGGATAAGTATTCTGATTTTGTATTAAGTGTAGCTGTAAAATTATAA
- a CDS encoding ImmA/IrrE family metallo-endopeptidase, whose translation MSLSRTEIIKTAFAEASRVLAKCKVSLTEPVDIFKIIDNYNVVLNFQRLENLAGAYIPETEERRAGILINENLPLTRQRYTAAHEFCHFIRGDSASFDTSEELFYESYKREDKERIAEEFASCLLMPRRLVMSIHKNIGIRDSELINPRTVYDLSLRMGTSYQATLNRLFTLNIIKTTKKYAELDVEPIEIKKEYGIDKLSSSWNNIWILSEEEKNSTIYPNVGDEVRILLEENPTTGYKWIISPDIEGVTTFWNSFHEDSSLFGGSGIRNIILKIEEIQDIKLNLYNNRPWRPLSDSINMFNLNISVQKKRHGIHINNLVA comes from the coding sequence ATGAGTTTATCTAGAACAGAAATAATTAAAACAGCCTTCGCAGAGGCTTCGAGAGTTTTAGCAAAATGCAAAGTATCTCTGACAGAACCAGTAGACATATTCAAGATAATTGATAATTATAATGTAGTTTTAAATTTTCAGAGACTAGAGAATTTAGCTGGTGCATATATACCTGAGACAGAAGAGAGACGGGCAGGAATTTTGATAAATGAGAACCTACCATTAACTCGACAAAGGTATACAGCAGCACATGAATTTTGTCATTTTATAAGGGGAGATTCAGCAAGTTTTGATACCTCAGAAGAGCTATTTTATGAAAGTTATAAAAGAGAAGATAAAGAGAGAATCGCAGAAGAATTTGCTTCTTGTTTACTAATGCCTAGAAGACTAGTAATGAGTATCCATAAAAACATAGGTATAAGGGATAGTGAATTAATTAATCCTAGAACTGTTTATGACCTTTCTTTACGAATGGGGACTAGTTACCAGGCTACATTAAATAGACTATTTACTTTAAACATTATTAAAACAACGAAAAAATATGCTGAATTAGACGTAGAACCAATAGAAATTAAAAAAGAGTATGGAATTGATAAACTTTCTTCAAGTTGGAATAATATTTGGATTTTATCGGAGGAAGAGAAAAACAGTACAATTTATCCAAATGTTGGTGACGAAGTAAGAATATTGTTGGAGGAGAATCCAACGACTGGATATAAGTGGATAATCTCTCCGGATATCGAGGGTGTAACTACTTTTTGGAATTCGTTTCATGAAGATAGTAGTTTGTTTGGTGGATCCGGTATTAGAAATATTATATTGAAAATTGAGGAAATTCAGGATATAAAATTGAATTTATATAATAATCGACCTTGGCGACCTTTATCTGATTCGATAAATATGTTCAATTTAAATATTTCAGTTCAGAAGAAGAGACATGGCATTCACATAAATAATTTGGTTGCTTAA
- a CDS encoding C1 family peptidase, protein MSQKYKFTVDLRYSLPEVRDQGRRGTCTAFAVTSSHEHHRNLDERLSEEFLFSCAKSLQGTYDDKGVSIITALKSICLYGHTTNDLLPYRETLKFPLLLKDIPKGIFTEAETRKITSYSTVSQIISDIETQLSEERSVIAGVVVQPTFWLSPGNDFIDVPSIESVEGYHAIVIVGYGERNDGKKCFIIRNSWSTDWGDNGYAYVSYEYFAKYSVGTWTIPKGA, encoded by the coding sequence ATGAGTCAAAAATACAAATTTACAGTCGATTTAAGGTATAGTTTACCAGAAGTAAGAGATCAAGGTCGAAGAGGAACATGTACTGCATTTGCAGTTACTTCTAGTCACGAGCATCACAGAAACTTAGATGAGCGATTGTCAGAAGAGTTCCTATTTAGCTGTGCAAAGTCACTCCAAGGAACTTACGATGATAAAGGAGTTAGTATAATTACAGCATTAAAATCAATTTGTCTTTATGGTCATACAACAAATGATTTATTACCCTACAGAGAAACTTTGAAATTTCCGTTATTACTAAAAGATATTCCAAAAGGAATATTTACTGAAGCTGAAACCAGAAAAATAACATCATATAGTACAGTTAGCCAGATTATAAGTGACATAGAAACCCAACTTAGTGAAGAACGGTCTGTAATCGCTGGTGTTGTAGTACAACCAACATTTTGGTTATCTCCTGGTAATGATTTTATAGATGTCCCTTCCATTGAATCTGTTGAAGGTTATCATGCAATTGTTATTGTAGGTTATGGAGAACGAAATGACGGAAAAAAATGTTTTATTATTAGAAATAGTTGGAGTACAGATTGGGGAGATAATGGTTACGCATATGTTTCCTATGAATATTTTGCAAAATATAGTGTTGGAACCTGGACTATTCCTAAGGGGGCATAA
- a CDS encoding thymidylate synthase, whose translation MLTVLGNNFSEVYYNLLKESLNSTISITNSRNGDVRDLGPAYFEITNKDIFRMPLLDGRGFNPFFALTEYSWLISGSNELEPLNYFIKNYNQFSDDGQTLYGAYGYRLRTLNGQDQIRKAISVLKKDKSTRRVVLTMWSSRDLGYDSKDIPCNVSIMLKIRDSQLDMTVINRSNDVYLGVPYNVLVFYLLQSYIAEQINCKVGHQRHFTDSLHLYSKHFEKVKIIVEKNNPQVINELYLEKESFDISTFINVEHDKMINRLYNQVCEPYQKLFKLYNQYKIGDIDSNTAIEYLPKNLIGYSAFLWFKERF comes from the coding sequence TTGCTCACTGTACTAGGTAATAATTTTAGTGAAGTTTATTACAACCTATTAAAAGAATCATTAAACAGCACCATATCTATTACTAATTCTAGGAATGGAGATGTCCGAGATTTAGGACCTGCCTACTTTGAGATTACCAATAAGGATATCTTTAGAATGCCTTTGTTAGATGGTAGAGGATTTAATCCTTTCTTTGCTTTAACGGAGTATTCTTGGTTAATCAGTGGTTCAAATGAGTTAGAACCTTTAAATTACTTTATTAAGAATTATAATCAATTTTCTGATGATGGACAAACACTTTACGGGGCTTATGGCTATCGATTAAGGACTCTTAACGGTCAAGACCAAATTCGAAAAGCTATATCAGTCTTAAAGAAAGATAAATCTACAAGAAGAGTAGTTTTAACAATGTGGAGTAGTAGGGATTTAGGTTATGATTCAAAAGATATTCCTTGTAACGTATCGATAATGTTAAAAATACGAGATAGTCAATTAGATATGACTGTTATTAATAGATCAAATGATGTGTATTTAGGTGTACCTTATAATGTATTAGTTTTCTATTTATTACAAAGCTATATTGCAGAACAAATTAATTGTAAAGTTGGTCATCAAAGGCATTTTACTGATTCACTACATTTATATTCGAAGCACTTTGAAAAAGTTAAAATAATAGTTGAGAAAAACAACCCTCAAGTAATTAATGAATTATATTTAGAAAAGGAGAGTTTTGATATTTCAACTTTTATAAATGTAGAACATGATAAAATGATTAATCGTTTATATAATCAAGTATGTGAACCTTATCAGAAATTATTTAAGCTCTATAATCAATATAAAATTGGTGATATTGATTCGAATACTGCTATAGAATACTTGCCCAAAAATCTTATTGGGTATAGTGCATTTCTTTGGTTCAAAGAAAGATTTTAG
- a CDS encoding VOC family protein codes for MKQNGFRLAFDKQEAAKEIYGGWEEPSGYRIELAFLLTMQFGTNTIIFKIL; via the coding sequence GTGAAACAAAATGGTTTTCGGTTAGCATTTGACAAGCAAGAAGCGGCAAAGGAAATCTATGGGGGCTGGGAAGAACCTTCAGGATATAGAATTGAGTTAGCGTTTTTATTAACTATGCAATTTGGAACTAATACAATCATATTCAAAATTCTTTGA
- a CDS encoding acyl carrier protein — MQEELVEKIANYLEDICGDSAERIINEIHDFGDTDVESIFFLEIIGMLEEDMSINIPVKEVHKRVKSSFRDFCTLIDEILEGKNEYK; from the coding sequence ATGCAAGAAGAATTAGTTGAGAAAATCGCAAACTATCTTGAAGATATTTGTGGTGATAGTGCGGAAAGAATTATTAATGAAATTCATGATTTTGGTGATACAGATGTAGAGTCAATCTTTTTTTTGGAAATAATCGGTATGTTAGAAGAAGATATGAGCATTAATATACCAGTAAAAGAAGTGCATAAACGTGTTAAATCTTCTTTCAGAGACTTTTGTACACTAATAGATGAGATCTTGGAGGGGAAAAATGAATATAAATAA
- a CDS encoding helix-turn-helix domain-containing protein, translating into MNINKRLTNARDYVGLTLESVAEIINLPLEYLTKIENGQLKPKTEDLEKLSKLYKHSIYYFLDSDYSFKSDVEVMARATSDLSDNDREHVMRFSYILSNMK; encoded by the coding sequence ATGAATATAAATAAAAGATTAACTAATGCACGTGATTACGTTGGGTTAACTTTAGAATCTGTTGCAGAAATCATAAATCTTCCCTTAGAATACTTGACAAAAATCGAAAATGGTCAGTTGAAACCAAAAACAGAGGATTTAGAGAAGTTATCAAAGTTATATAAGCACTCCATTTATTATTTTTTAGATAGCGATTATAGTTTTAAATCTGATGTTGAAGTTATGGCCCGAGCAACTTCTGATTTATCAGATAATGATCGTGAACATGTTATGAGGTTTTCATACATACTTTCAAACATGAAATAG
- a CDS encoding DUF6597 domain-containing transcriptional factor, translated as MKSYVACYWTLDFHKSNTNKLHRIILDGCADIIFDLRSPSLSKGAFVVGLMTKFEVINLSQNHSLLGIRFFQIPYGNFSNIPFPSLLDIVCFLKIYGGMLQFP; from the coding sequence CTGAAATCTTATGTTGCTTGTTATTGGACCCTTGACTTCCATAAGTCAAATACAAATAAATTACATCGTATCATACTGGATGGTTGCGCGGATATTATATTTGACCTGAGATCGCCCTCTTTATCCAAAGGAGCCTTTGTTGTCGGATTGATGACCAAATTTGAAGTTATCAATCTTTCTCAAAATCACTCCTTACTTGGAATTCGCTTTTTTCAGATACCGTACGGCAATTTTTCAAATATCCCGTTTCCGAGTTTATTGGACATCGTGTGTTTCTTGAAGATATATGGGGGAATGCTGCAATTTCCTTGA
- a CDS encoding helix-turn-helix domain-containing protein — protein sequence MEEIAAATGISDRIERVELKLKEFLLLNELQTDCLLQTGMRYMYDNQGMLLIRSLAEKLSYSERNIRRTFQKELGVSPKELLDIIRFQSLLRELYYSTQSSFIDIAAKYGYYDQSHFIKSFKRYYGMSPNRVFNRNSGIK from the coding sequence ATGGAAGAAATAGCAGCAGCAACTGGAATTTCAGACAGGATCGAAAGGGTTGAATTAAAACTAAAAGAGTTTCTACTTTTAAATGAATTACAAACTGACTGTTTGTTACAAACAGGTATGCGCTACATGTATGACAATCAGGGAATGCTTTTAATTCGATCCTTGGCAGAAAAACTTAGCTACAGTGAAAGGAATATAAGGAGAACGTTTCAAAAAGAATTGGGAGTCAGTCCAAAGGAACTTTTAGACATCATCAGATTTCAGAGTCTGCTACGAGAACTATATTATAGTACTCAGTCTAGTTTCATTGATATTGCTGCAAAATACGGGTACTATGATCAATCTCACTTTATCAAAAGTTTTAAACGCTATTATGGTATGTCACCTAACCGAGTTTTTAATAGAAACTCAGGTATTAAGTAA
- a CDS encoding thymidylate synthase family protein, translated as MNKVIKGDNITDAWKKSINHLLQNGREDYNLIVEIEDPTKDDLETRRQFNSVLLGMGDQSIETVSNTIFPYGIWSKSENRDNLYERFIKVYPTLRKVPENNKGTYFGRLVQWGYGTDKCFNQVENTIFKLNREKENGRGIRVMYEMSIYDPILDLNNQMGFPCMSFISVKVRKEFVDLTAIYRNQYFVQKAYGNYLGLGRLLEFIAKEAGYKVGKLTCIATHADLGSISPKANFTEMIDICTNQKQVELNFDA; from the coding sequence ATGAATAAAGTTATTAAGGGTGATAATATCACTGATGCATGGAAAAAATCAATTAATCATTTACTACAGAATGGTAGAGAAGATTATAATCTAATAGTTGAGATTGAAGATCCTACAAAAGATGACTTAGAGACGAGAAGGCAGTTTAATAGTGTCCTATTGGGTATGGGGGATCAAAGTATTGAAACTGTTTCAAATACAATTTTCCCCTATGGAATTTGGTCTAAAAGCGAAAATAGAGATAACTTATATGAAAGGTTTATTAAAGTATATCCAACGTTAAGGAAAGTTCCAGAAAATAATAAAGGAACTTACTTTGGAAGATTAGTTCAATGGGGTTATGGAACAGATAAATGTTTTAATCAAGTTGAAAATACTATCTTCAAACTAAATAGAGAAAAAGAAAATGGTAGAGGTATAAGGGTTATGTACGAAATGTCTATATATGATCCAATTCTAGACCTTAATAACCAGATGGGTTTTCCTTGTATGAGTTTTATAAGTGTAAAAGTTAGAAAAGAGTTTGTAGATTTAACTGCTATCTACAGAAACCAATACTTTGTTCAAAAAGCTTATGGTAATTACCTTGGATTGGGTAGATTATTAGAATTTATTGCTAAAGAGGCTGGTTATAAGGTTGGAAAACTAACATGTATCGCAACTCACGCTGACTTAGGCTCTATAAGTCCGAAGGCGAATTTTACCGAAATGATTGACATATGTACTAATCAGAAACAGGTGGAGCTTAATTTTGATGCTTGA